One Pelomicrobium methylotrophicum genomic window carries:
- a CDS encoding isoaspartyl peptidase/L-asparaginase family protein, whose amino-acid sequence MFAIAVHGGAGDWSAAPEAPVLDGVTQAARAAVAILAAGGSALDAVVEAVRLLEDNPWFNAGTGSALTASGEVEMDAAVMTGTHLASGGVACIKRVRNPILVARRVLEEGRHVLIAGEGATAFARRCGFADHDPVTPERRQAWERARRGAPPFGETLPPGTVGAVALDVAGELAAATSTGGTMLKLPGRIGDSPVPGAGNYATPQAAVSATGLGELMLRICAAKCVCDAVGLGRSAAEAVRDVLEKMAEVLGTDAGFIAVDRNGGLGIGHLTEHMPHAVATADQPVPVARMRA is encoded by the coding sequence ATGTTCGCGATCGCGGTTCATGGAGGAGCGGGCGACTGGAGCGCAGCGCCGGAAGCTCCGGTCCTGGACGGGGTGACCCAGGCAGCGCGGGCGGCGGTCGCCATCCTCGCGGCAGGCGGCTCGGCTTTGGATGCCGTGGTCGAGGCGGTGCGCCTGCTGGAGGATAACCCCTGGTTCAACGCGGGCACGGGATCGGCGCTCACGGCTTCCGGCGAGGTGGAGATGGACGCGGCAGTGATGACCGGCACCCATCTCGCCAGCGGGGGCGTGGCCTGCATCAAGCGCGTGCGCAACCCTATTCTCGTCGCCCGCCGGGTGCTGGAGGAGGGGCGTCACGTCCTGATCGCTGGAGAGGGCGCGACGGCCTTTGCCCGCCGGTGCGGCTTTGCCGACCACGATCCGGTGACCCCCGAGCGGCGCCAGGCATGGGAGCGGGCGCGGCGCGGCGCCCCGCCTTTTGGAGAAACGCTTCCGCCCGGGACCGTGGGCGCCGTCGCGCTGGATGTCGCGGGCGAGCTGGCGGCTGCCACTTCCACGGGGGGCACGATGCTCAAGTTGCCGGGGCGCATTGGAGACAGCCCGGTCCCCGGCGCCGGCAATTACGCCACCCCCCAGGCGGCCGTCTCGGCGACCGGGTTGGGGGAACTGATGCTGCGCATATGCGCGGCCAAATGCGTGTGCGATGCGGTGGGCCTGGGGCGCAGCGCTGCCGAAGCGGTGCGCGACGTTCTGGAGAAAATGGCGGAAGTCCTCGGTACGGACGCGGGCTTCATCGCGGTGGACCGGAACGGTGGCCTCGGCATCGGTCACCTCACGGAGCATATGCCCCACGCGGTGGCAACCGCCGACCAGCCGGTGCCCGTCGCCCGGATGCGTGCATAG
- a CDS encoding TMEM165/GDT1 family protein → MEALLVSTAVVALAEIGDKTQLLALVLAARFRKPFPILAGILAATLANHAAAGWVGVWLSDQLSPGMLGWILGLSFLAIAAWTLLPDRLEDGDQPGGRHGAFMSTLVAFFLVEIGDKTQVATVALALKYSQLAAVVAGTTFGMLLANAPAVWLGSAAARRIPLRAVRYAAGAVFAGLGIATLARVALA, encoded by the coding sequence TTGGAAGCCCTTCTCGTTTCCACTGCCGTCGTCGCGCTGGCGGAAATCGGCGACAAGACCCAGCTTCTTGCGCTGGTGCTCGCGGCCCGTTTCCGCAAACCCTTCCCTATCCTGGCCGGCATCCTGGCCGCCACCCTTGCCAACCACGCCGCTGCCGGATGGGTCGGCGTGTGGCTGTCGGACCAGTTGTCGCCCGGGATGCTCGGCTGGATACTCGGTCTTTCGTTCCTGGCCATCGCCGCCTGGACCCTCCTTCCAGACCGGCTGGAAGACGGTGACCAACCTGGAGGCCGGCACGGTGCGTTCATGAGCACCCTCGTCGCGTTCTTTCTGGTGGAGATCGGGGACAAGACCCAGGTGGCCACTGTGGCGCTGGCCCTGAAGTATTCGCAGCTCGCGGCCGTGGTCGCGGGCACCACCTTCGGCATGCTGCTTGCGAACGCGCCAGCGGTGTGGCTGGGCAGCGCCGCAGCGCGTCGCATTCCCCTGAGGGCGGTGCGCTATGCGGCGGGCGCGGTCTTCGCAGGCCTGGGGATCGCGACGCTCGCGCGGGTGGCGCTCGCATGA
- a CDS encoding type II toxin-antitoxin system PemK/MazF family toxin — protein MARTLRGDIRWADLSPTRGREQASLRPVVILSHDIFNERSATVIAMAVTSQPQQAGFPLTLELHSKGLPKRSWVKTSQIRTLSVERIGKKLGRASPEELAQLVEGLNEIIGA, from the coding sequence GTGGCCCGAACATTGAGAGGCGATATCCGCTGGGCCGACCTGAGTCCCACCCGGGGTCGTGAGCAGGCCAGTCTGCGGCCGGTGGTGATTCTCAGCCACGATATCTTCAATGAGCGCTCGGCTACGGTCATCGCGATGGCGGTCACCAGCCAGCCTCAGCAAGCCGGTTTCCCGCTCACTTTAGAGCTGCATTCCAAGGGTTTGCCCAAGCGCTCGTGGGTTAAGACCAGTCAGATTCGCACTTTGTCTGTCGAGCGGATCGGCAAGAAACTCGGCAGAGCATCGCCCGAAGAGCTTGCTCAGCTGGTCGAAGGGTTGAATGAAATCATCGGAGCCTGA
- a CDS encoding AbrB/MazE/SpoVT family DNA-binding domain-containing protein, translating into MAKVTSKLQVTLPKALAQRYRIRPGDEIEWVEAGDAIRVIPHPPRAADEERIARRLKYFDLASKRQRERNRNRRLEPASDGNRGWRREELYERGKPH; encoded by the coding sequence ATGGCAAAGGTCACTTCCAAGCTTCAGGTTACGCTGCCCAAGGCGTTGGCGCAGCGTTATCGGATCCGCCCCGGAGACGAAATCGAGTGGGTCGAGGCCGGCGACGCCATTCGGGTCATCCCCCACCCGCCCCGAGCAGCGGACGAGGAGCGGATCGCCCGCAGGCTCAAGTACTTCGATTTGGCTTCCAAGCGCCAGCGCGAGCGCAACCGCAACCGGCGCCTCGAGCCGGCGTCAGACGGCAATCGGGGCTGGAGACGGGAGGAATTGTACGAGCGTGGCAAGCCTCATTGA
- a CDS encoding allophanate hydrolase-related protein yields the protein MGGVSISTRTRTAPLYRLYALPDGERPGLVRVEKDGAAIECEVWEMPLERFGSFVSGIAGPLGIGHVTLEDGREVCGFICEATGVRDALDITRYGGWRAWLGAKAA from the coding sequence TTGGGTGGTGTCAGCATTTCTACGCGTACCCGCACGGCGCCCCTCTACCGCCTCTACGCGCTGCCGGACGGCGAGCGGCCGGGGCTCGTCCGCGTGGAAAAGGACGGAGCTGCCATCGAGTGCGAAGTTTGGGAAATGCCCTTGGAGCGCTTCGGCAGCTTCGTCAGCGGTATTGCTGGGCCTTTGGGAATCGGCCACGTCACGCTGGAAGATGGACGCGAGGTGTGCGGCTTCATTTGCGAAGCCACAGGTGTGCGCGATGCCCTCGACATCACCCGCTACGGCGGTTGGCGTGCCTGGCTCGGGGCAAAGGCCGCCTGA
- a CDS encoding transposase family protein, whose amino-acid sequence MKSSEPDGSVAGSRRPRPAAQHKLWGTDATSAHTLGDGQVTVFVVVDHATCEGLGIHAAKAGNRFEALEPLRQAVRSACGPFNQDVALGPKLRHDHGSQFMSDDYQAELSFLGIEIEPCVRTSARGQRLRRAFHPDAEAGSCCGRHLPQRRGTAPGAARVA is encoded by the coding sequence ATGAAATCATCGGAGCCTGACGGAAGCGTGGCGGGGTCGCGGCGCCCCCGCCCGGCGGCGCAACACAAGCTGTGGGGCACGGATGCCACGAGCGCCCACACGCTCGGAGACGGCCAGGTGACGGTGTTCGTGGTAGTGGACCACGCCACCTGCGAGGGGCTTGGCATCCATGCCGCGAAGGCGGGCAACCGCTTCGAGGCGCTCGAGCCCTTGCGGCAGGCGGTGCGCAGCGCCTGCGGCCCGTTCAACCAGGATGTCGCCCTGGGCCCGAAGCTGCGGCATGACCATGGGAGCCAGTTCATGAGCGACGATTATCAGGCCGAGCTTAGCTTCCTCGGAATTGAAATCGAGCCTTGCGTTCGTACGAGCGCTCGAGGGCAACGGCTGCGCCGAGCGTTTCATCCGGACGCGGAAGCGGGCAGCTGCTGTGGGCGGCACCTTCCGCAACGCCGAGGAACTGCGCCAGGCGCTGCACGAGTGGCTTAA
- the nfi gene encoding deoxyribonuclease V (cleaves DNA at apurinic or apyrimidinic sites) yields MSTLQVHVRHRWDLDPRDAVRLQAHLRQRVETRDRLPEVTAVGGVDVGFEDEGRTARAAVVVLSFPSLTLMEYAIARAPVTFPYVPGLLSFREIPVVLEALQKLRALPSLLLCDGQGYAHPRRLGIASHLGIVCDLPTVGVAKTLLVGRHEPVPDIRGTWRPLVDGGETVGAALRTRAGVKPVYVSAGHRISLETALRYVMACVTRYRLPETTRWAHRLASHPEKAAAGTE; encoded by the coding sequence GTGTCCACCCTCCAGGTCCACGTGCGCCACCGCTGGGATCTCGATCCCCGCGACGCCGTGCGCCTCCAGGCGCATTTGCGCCAGCGGGTGGAGACACGCGACAGGCTGCCGGAGGTCACCGCCGTCGGCGGCGTCGATGTGGGGTTCGAAGATGAGGGCCGCACGGCACGGGCGGCGGTCGTGGTCCTGAGCTTTCCCAGCCTGACGCTCATGGAATACGCCATCGCCCGGGCGCCGGTCACGTTTCCCTACGTGCCCGGGCTCCTGTCCTTCCGCGAGATCCCCGTGGTCCTGGAAGCGCTGCAAAAGCTGCGAGCGCTTCCCTCCCTTTTGCTGTGCGACGGCCAAGGCTACGCCCATCCGCGCCGCCTCGGGATTGCCTCTCACTTGGGCATCGTCTGCGATCTGCCCACCGTTGGGGTCGCGAAGACGCTGCTCGTCGGCAGGCACGAGCCCGTGCCCGATATCCGGGGTACCTGGCGGCCCCTCGTCGATGGCGGCGAAACCGTCGGTGCAGCGCTGCGCACCCGCGCCGGGGTGAAGCCCGTCTACGTTTCGGCGGGGCACCGCATCAGCCTGGAAACAGCGCTGCGGTACGTGATGGCCTGCGTCACCCGCTACCGCCTTCCCGAAACCACACGGTGGGCCCATCGGCTGGCGTCCCACCCCGAAAAGGCAGCCGCGGGCACCGAATGA
- a CDS encoding chloride channel protein, with protein sequence MQKVVNSALLRRSRHAWLSPRLWVRRILFWIGALAVGAAAIVFAVGADHANDLFRRLVQSSPYLPLAVCPVVLALCAWITRRFFAGSQGSGIPQTIAALQMQEQAARDRVLSLRIAAGKILLTILSLAGGASVGREGPTVQIGASIMHGLGRMVRFPRRELQQGLILAGGAAGVAAAFNTPLAGVVFAIEEMSRSFESRTSGTVLTAVIVAGILSLAVLGNYTYFGRTAAYLDLDQGWIAVLLCGAVGGLAGGIFSRLLIASSRGLPGRLGALRREKPILFAAGCGLVLAVIGIVSGATTYGTGYAEAKRILEGTENLPAVYGVLKMLATLVSYVSGIPGGIFAPSLAVGAGLGLNLSELMPYAPPGAVVLMGMVAYFAGVVQAPITAFVIVLEMTGNNAMVLPLMTASLIATGTSRVVCPKPLYKALAEEFLQRAERSPGIQRGARQRELF encoded by the coding sequence GTGCAGAAGGTGGTCAATTCAGCGCTCCTGCGCCGGTCACGTCACGCCTGGCTGTCTCCTCGCCTGTGGGTGCGCCGGATCCTGTTCTGGATCGGAGCGCTCGCCGTCGGCGCTGCCGCCATCGTGTTCGCAGTGGGAGCCGATCACGCCAACGACCTCTTCCGTCGCCTGGTCCAGTCCTCTCCTTATCTGCCGCTCGCGGTCTGCCCGGTGGTGCTGGCTCTGTGCGCCTGGATCACCCGGCGCTTCTTCGCCGGCTCCCAGGGCAGCGGCATTCCCCAGACCATCGCCGCCCTGCAGATGCAGGAACAGGCCGCGCGGGACCGGGTGCTCTCGCTCAGAATCGCGGCGGGCAAGATCCTCCTCACCATCCTATCGCTGGCGGGCGGGGCATCGGTCGGGCGCGAGGGTCCCACCGTGCAGATCGGCGCTTCCATCATGCACGGCCTCGGCCGGATGGTGCGGTTTCCACGGCGAGAGCTGCAGCAAGGACTCATCCTCGCCGGCGGCGCCGCCGGCGTGGCAGCCGCCTTCAACACGCCGCTTGCCGGTGTGGTATTCGCCATCGAGGAGATGAGCCGCTCTTTCGAGAGCCGCACCAGCGGCACCGTGCTCACCGCCGTGATCGTCGCCGGGATCTTGTCGTTGGCCGTGTTGGGGAACTACACCTACTTCGGCCGCACTGCCGCCTACCTCGATTTGGACCAGGGCTGGATCGCGGTGCTCCTGTGCGGGGCGGTGGGGGGGTTGGCGGGCGGAATCTTCAGTCGGCTGCTGATCGCCTCAAGCCGCGGGCTACCGGGACGCCTCGGGGCGTTGCGCCGGGAAAAGCCGATCCTCTTTGCGGCGGGCTGTGGCTTGGTGCTGGCCGTCATCGGCATCGTGTCCGGCGCCACCACCTACGGGACGGGGTATGCGGAAGCGAAGCGCATCCTCGAGGGCACCGAGAACCTGCCCGCCGTCTACGGTGTGCTCAAGATGCTCGCCACGCTGGTGTCCTACGTGAGCGGCATCCCCGGTGGCATCTTCGCGCCGTCGTTGGCGGTCGGCGCCGGGCTCGGGCTGAATCTCTCGGAGCTGATGCCCTACGCTCCGCCGGGCGCGGTGGTGCTCATGGGCATGGTGGCCTATTTCGCGGGGGTCGTGCAGGCTCCCATTACCGCTTTCGTGATCGTGCTCGAGATGACCGGCAATAACGCCATGGTGCTGCCGCTGATGACCGCTTCCCTGATCGCCACGGGCACTTCGCGGGTGGTCTGTCCCAAACCCCTCTACAAGGCGCTGGCGGAGGAGTTCCTGCAGCGGGCAGAGCGCTCGCCAGGCATCCAAAGGGGGGCGCGCCAGCGCGAGCTTTTCTGA
- a CDS encoding PIN domain-containing protein, producing MASLIDTNILVYRFDPRFPDKQKIATQLLREGIARDTVRVPHQAIVEFVAATTRKQSDGTSLLDPDTARREAEELLAQFEILYPTEGVLRTALRGAAAYRLGWFDAHLWAYAEYYGLEEIVSEDFEHDRLYGSVRARNPFLDMTEQPGPKAPQ from the coding sequence GTGGCAAGCCTCATTGACACCAACATTCTCGTCTACCGTTTCGATCCACGCTTTCCGGACAAACAAAAGATCGCAACGCAACTGCTGCGTGAAGGCATTGCCCGCGATACGGTTCGCGTTCCCCACCAGGCCATCGTCGAATTTGTCGCCGCCACCACACGAAAGCAGAGCGACGGCACCTCGCTGCTCGACCCCGACACGGCGCGGCGTGAGGCCGAAGAGCTGCTCGCCCAATTCGAAATTCTGTACCCCACCGAGGGCGTGCTGCGCACCGCCTTGCGCGGCGCGGCGGCCTACCGTCTGGGCTGGTTCGATGCGCATCTGTGGGCGTACGCGGAATACTACGGGCTGGAGGAGATCGTCTCCGAGGATTTCGAGCACGACCGGCTCTACGGATCGGTCCGCGCCAGGAATCCGTTCCTGGACATGACGGAGCAACCCGGGCCGAAAGCTCCCCAGTGA